One window of Streptomyces sp. SUK 48 genomic DNA carries:
- a CDS encoding DUF5719 family protein produces the protein MNRTTLSLIAGTTALAAVTAVAALATPSASGAPAPGAAAQLPVQRTGLLCPAPSVSDIADTTYTSFTPVTQGAPSSGKAQFQAAPEQSADGTGDTQPNKGKGKGKSGKKSTADLPALTPKAPGTPVAGDTSGADTPALIGTADGKLAPGWTVQETTEIAAGTGRGLQGVTCTPADTEFWFPGASTAASRTDYVHLTNPDDSAAVVDVELYGKNGAIKSPLGENLTVKPHSSEPVLLSTLTDERQDDLTVHVSVRSGRVGATVQALDDKAGGDWLAAAADPAGSLVLPGIPKDATDVRLIAFTPGDDDADLKLRLASPDGLITPAGNEELHVKSGMTTSVDLGPVTRGEAGSLVLTPTDQSVPVVAALRVVRGKGGSQETAFIPATAPVGARATAADNSAKGTTLALTAPTATAKVKVTASAGGDGGTAVSKTYTIKAGTTENIDAPVPSGGKGTYALTIEPLTTSPLYASRTLTSTDPSGFTIQTLPSDKGLVSVPRTSEDLSILQK, from the coding sequence CCGGCGCCGCCGCCCAACTGCCCGTGCAGCGCACCGGGTTGCTGTGCCCGGCGCCCAGCGTGTCGGACATCGCGGACACGACGTACACCTCGTTCACGCCCGTCACCCAGGGCGCGCCGAGCAGCGGCAAGGCCCAATTCCAGGCCGCCCCCGAGCAGTCGGCGGACGGCACCGGCGACACCCAGCCGAACAAGGGCAAAGGCAAGGGCAAGAGCGGGAAGAAGTCGACCGCCGACCTGCCGGCGCTCACCCCGAAGGCGCCCGGCACCCCGGTCGCCGGCGACACCTCCGGCGCCGACACACCCGCGCTGATCGGCACCGCGGACGGGAAGCTGGCGCCCGGCTGGACCGTGCAGGAGACCACCGAGATCGCCGCCGGCACCGGCCGCGGCCTCCAGGGCGTCACCTGCACGCCCGCGGACACCGAGTTCTGGTTCCCGGGCGCCAGCACCGCCGCGAGCCGCACCGACTACGTCCATCTGACCAACCCGGACGACTCCGCCGCCGTCGTGGACGTCGAGCTGTACGGCAAGAACGGCGCGATCAAGTCGCCGCTGGGGGAGAACCTCACGGTCAAGCCGCACAGCAGCGAGCCGGTCCTGCTGTCCACGCTGACCGACGAGCGGCAGGACGACCTGACCGTGCACGTCAGCGTGCGCAGTGGGCGGGTCGGCGCGACGGTGCAGGCGCTGGACGACAAGGCGGGCGGCGACTGGCTGGCCGCGGCCGCCGACCCGGCCGGCAGCCTGGTGCTGCCCGGCATCCCCAAGGACGCCACCGACGTCCGCCTGATCGCCTTCACACCCGGTGACGACGACGCCGACCTCAAGCTCCGCCTCGCCTCGCCCGACGGCCTGATCACCCCGGCGGGCAACGAGGAACTGCACGTCAAGTCCGGCATGACCACCTCGGTCGACCTCGGCCCCGTCACCCGCGGCGAGGCCGGTTCCCTGGTGCTGACCCCCACCGACCAGTCGGTGCCGGTCGTCGCCGCGCTGCGCGTGGTCCGGGGCAAGGGCGGCAGCCAGGAGACCGCGTTCATCCCGGCCACCGCCCCCGTCGGCGCGCGCGCCACCGCGGCCGACAACAGCGCCAAGGGCACCACCCTCGCCCTGACGGCGCCCACCGCCACGGCCAAGGTCAAGGTCACCGCCTCGGCGGGCGGCGACGGCGGTACGGCGGTCAGCAAGACCTACACGATCAAGGCGGGCACCACCGAGAACATCGACGCCCCGGTCCCCTCCGGCGGCAAGGGCACCTACGCCCTGACGATCGAACCCCTCACCACCAGCCCCCTCTACGCCTCCCGCACCCTGACCTCCACCGACCCCTCCGGGTTCACGATCCAGACCCTGCCGAGCGACAAGGGCCTGGTCTCGGTCCCGAGGACGAGCGAGGATCTGTCGATCCTCCAGAAGTAG
- a CDS encoding MarR family transcriptional regulator, producing MESSRTENEVGQEIADALGVLLRRTTRARLHQKLTEGMGEAVDELTYPVLSALARIGPCSAADLAPEVGLDRSGVTRRASRLQDAGLVRREPDPADQRAQLLVLTEPGRRAVAELRARLAAHIMASLSAWPPGEAEIFARGLHRFTLEGPFA from the coding sequence ATGGAGTCATCGCGTACGGAAAACGAAGTCGGGCAGGAGATCGCGGACGCCCTGGGTGTGCTGCTGCGGCGCACCACCCGCGCACGGCTGCACCAGAAGCTGACCGAGGGCATGGGCGAGGCGGTGGACGAACTGACCTACCCGGTGCTCAGCGCCCTCGCCCGGATCGGCCCGTGCAGCGCGGCCGACCTGGCGCCCGAGGTGGGCCTCGACCGCTCCGGCGTCACGCGCCGGGCCTCCCGGCTCCAGGACGCCGGTCTCGTACGGCGTGAGCCGGACCCCGCCGACCAGCGGGCCCAGCTGCTGGTCCTCACCGAGCCGGGCCGGCGGGCCGTGGCGGAGCTGCGCGCGCGGCTGGCCGCCCACATCATGGCGAGCCTGTCGGCGTGGCCCCCGGGCGAGGCCGAGATCTTCGCCAGGGGGCTGCACCGCTTCACGCTGGAGGGCCCGTTCGCCTGA